One Romboutsia sp. 13368 genomic window carries:
- a CDS encoding AI-2E family transporter, translated as MKEKKFYLNIILTVVVSYILIKFIDNYRYFFNIINLLFSLLTPFVIAFVIAYIFNPIIIFLEKNLRFKRIQSLLFTYGLLLIIIITSIVFTVPIILNNIIDIINQTPLYIDKTQVFLIEIGQSLKNIDPNTLKDIGDSIMESLPKLSTLFAGYLGQIFNTTFSVGKFIIQFILAFVICFYILLEKEDFLLFTKKTVYVVLGKRYGDFTLEVCSTLNSNIGKYFSGKLLDSFIVGVLSSIGLYFIKSQYALLFGTLMGFMNLIPYFGPFIGIATVFLINLFYNPIIALLSLIYLLLVQQIEVAVIEPKIVGGQLGLSPFLTIMAVTVGGGFFGIPGMILSVPIIGVIKIYIVKFVEYKYKDIK; from the coding sequence TTGAAAGAAAAAAAGTTTTATTTAAACATAATTCTTACGGTGGTTGTATCATATATATTAATTAAATTTATTGATAATTATCGATATTTCTTTAATATAATAAATTTGCTATTTTCACTTTTAACACCATTTGTAATAGCTTTTGTTATAGCTTATATATTTAATCCAATAATTATTTTCCTTGAAAAAAATTTAAGATTTAAAAGAATACAATCTCTACTATTTACATATGGATTATTACTAATAATAATTATTACATCTATAGTCTTTACTGTACCAATTATTTTAAATAATATAATTGATATAATAAATCAAACACCTTTGTATATTGATAAAACTCAAGTATTTTTAATAGAAATTGGACAAAGCTTAAAAAATATAGATCCTAATACACTAAAAGATATAGGAGATAGTATTATGGAATCATTACCTAAATTAAGTACTTTATTTGCAGGTTATTTAGGTCAAATATTTAATACTACATTCTCAGTTGGAAAATTTATAATCCAATTTATTCTAGCATTTGTAATATGTTTTTATATTCTCCTTGAAAAAGAAGATTTCTTATTATTTACTAAAAAAACTGTATATGTTGTTCTTGGTAAAAGGTATGGAGATTTTACTTTAGAAGTCTGCTCTACTTTAAACTCTAATATAGGCAAATATTTTTCTGGCAAGCTACTTGATTCATTTATAGTCGGTGTTTTATCTAGTATTGGACTATATTTTATAAAATCTCAATATGCATTACTATTTGGTACACTAATGGGATTTATGAATTTGATTCCTTATTTTGGTCCATTTATTGGAATAGCTACAGTTTTTTTAATAAATTTATTCTATAATCCAATTATAGCTCTTTTATCACTTATATACTTATTATTAGTTCAACAAATAGAAGTTGCAGTTATAGAACCTAAAATTGTTGGAGGCCAATTAGGTCTTAGTCCATTTTTGACTATAATGGCAGTTACAGTAGGCGGTGGATTCTTTGGAATTCCAGGTATGATTTTATCTGTACCTATAATAGGTGTTATAAAAATATATATAGTTAAGTTTGTAGAGTATAAATATAAAGATATTAAATAA
- the cspBA gene encoding bifunctional germination protease/germinant receptor pseudoprotease CspBA gives MEYEVIVKYNGDISFLEQELGVTVELLGYNYAIITADTPEKVNSLLNYTQIEYVEKPFILETQDEQSFSSTGITEFKERTNLTGKGVLLGLIDSGIDYNLPIFKDADGKSKILYYWDQSINGNPPEGFTQGTLYTNEDINNAINGNMNIPISTTAMHGTHVGGIACSIANEAQIIAVRVGNRTTDVFSRSTEFMRALKFVLDRALELKMPIAINVSYGSNEGSHRGGSLFEQYIDQMCGFWKNNIVVAAGNNAAKAGHQRINIKNNENNPTQVEVEVGENETIVNINIWPSFIDDFTVTLVSPNNRRTQPISKDSGQVKNIISNTRINGFFYPIEPYSLTRRISIELKSDTTIIPGIWQIEFTPIKIIEGNVDIYLPTSEGITKDTRFLEPTNELTVTVPGTASKVITVGSFNSRTDVVSIFSGRGDVDGGIIKPEILAPGEDIVSYLPGGITGALTGTSMATPHVTGTCALLLQWGIVQGNDLFLYDQKTKSMITTYARRREGDIYPNNASGYGFLDLSNLDLTSISNNNSDYGLYRKKIKRMKRQIENNLIPVANVFYDENFKNELNDLGINYRLYEIGDNFGLLYLPINQLEKINDILNLESGERIDPPLRLAQLGEVTQGTFGGVVGNEEIGANFFKNNPNINVTGRGVIIAIFSSGIDYLHEDFIYPDGTSKIVYLWDQTKEGNPPSGYKIGTEYTREDINRAIRENDKSLSTDEEGIGTMLSGICCGLGNGDSRYQGVATDAELIIVKVAKLDGNYTSSLLYAAMAYIYNKALELNRPLIFNLGLGSNQQVAITSRTIGNKFFFLRGIMAVEGAGNEGNAQTHTSGVVRSIGDQQDIELEIEEDEDEVTIQIWIDRPDNVDVEVISPSEEISKTSQASAYNVVYGLFDLDQTSYLIYSTYPTIESGQQLINISLINAKRGTWRIRLIGSYITNGIYNAYLENRAFLKPGTRFSQSNPSSTINYPGTYEDAITVGAYDTKNNTIWPSSSRGPLLDSSQKPDILAPGVDIIAPYPGNRYAMITGTSAAASYTAGSVALFLQYILVDNIYPEKAFVQNIATYLKTGATRESDISYPNESYGYGILNIRGAFEQLR, from the coding sequence GTGGAGTATGAAGTAATAGTTAAATATAATGGAGATATAAGTTTTTTAGAACAAGAATTAGGAGTAACCGTAGAACTTCTTGGATATAACTATGCCATAATAACTGCAGATACTCCAGAAAAGGTTAATAGTTTACTAAATTATACTCAAATAGAATATGTAGAAAAACCATTTATACTAGAAACTCAAGATGAACAAAGTTTTTCAAGCACAGGAATAACTGAATTTAAAGAACGTACAAATCTAACTGGTAAAGGAGTTTTACTAGGTCTTATAGACTCAGGTATAGACTATAACCTACCTATATTTAAAGATGCAGATGGTAAATCTAAGATACTTTACTATTGGGACCAATCTATAAATGGAAATCCTCCAGAAGGTTTTACACAAGGAACACTATATACAAATGAAGATATAAACAATGCTATAAATGGTAATATGAACATACCAATATCAACTACTGCTATGCATGGAACTCATGTAGGRGGYATTGCTTGTTCTATAGCAAATGAAGCACAGATTATAGCTGTTAGAGTAGGAAATAGAACTACAGATGTTTTTTCAAGAAGTACAGAGTTTATGAGAGCCTTAAAATTTGTATTAGACAGAGCATTAGAACTAAAAATGCCAATAGCTATAAATGTAAGTTACGGAAGTAATGAAGGTTCTCACAGAGGAGGTTCTTTGTTTGAACAATATATAGATCAAATGTGTGGTTTTTGGAAAAATAATATAGTAGTTGCAGCAGGAAACAATGCAGCCAAAGCAGGTCATCAAAGAATAAATATTAAAAACAATGAAAATAATCCTACCCAAGTGGAAGTAGAAGTAGGGGAAAATGAAACGATAGTTAATATAAATATTTGGCCATCTTTTATAGATGATTTTACCGTAACCTTAGTTAGCCCAAATAATAGAAGAACACAACCTATATCTAAAGACTCTGGTCAAGTAAAAAATATTATATCAAACACTAGAATAAATGGATTTTTTTATCCTATAGAACCATATTCTTTAACTAGAAGAATAAGTATTGAATTAAAATCAGATACAACAATAATACCAGGAATTTGGCAAATTGAATTTACACCTATAAAAATAATAGAAGGAAATGTAGATATATATTTGCCAACATCAGAAGGAATAACTAAAGATACTAGATTTTTAGAGCCTACAAATGAATTAACTGTTACTGTACCAGGAACTGCAAGTAAAGTAATAACTGTAGGAAGTTTTAATTCTAGAACAGATGTAGTTTCTATATTTTCAGGTAGAGGGGATGTAGATGGTGGCATAATTAAACCAGAAATTTTAGCGCCTGGTGAAGATATAGTTTCGTACCTACCAGGAGGCATAACTGGTGCATTAACTGGAACTAGTATGGCAACACCTCATGTGACAGGTACTTGTGCTTTACTTTTACAATGGGGAATTGTACAGGGAAATGATTTATTTTTATATGACCAAAAAACAAAATCAATGATTACTACTTATGCTAGAAGAAGAGAAGGAGATATATATCCAAATAACGCAAGTGGATATGGATTTTTAGATTTATCTAATTTAGATTTAACATCTATTTCTAATAATAATTCAGATTATGGACTTTATAGAAAAAAAATAAAACGTATGAAAAGACAGATAGAAAATAACTTAATACCAGTAGCAAATGTATTTTATGATGAAAATTTTAAAAATGAATTAAATGATTTAGGAATAAACTATAGATTATATGAAATTGGTGATAATTTTGGTTTATTATATTTACCTATAAATCAGCTAGAAAAGATAAATGATATATTAAACTTGGAATCTGGAGAAAGAATAGATCCTCCCTTAAGGTTGGCTCAATTAGGAGAAGTAACTCAGGGAACTTTTGGTGGGGTAGTAGGAAATGAAGAAATAGGAGCTAACTTTTTTAAAAATAACCCTAATATAAATGTAACAGGAAGAGGAGTAATTATTGCTATTTTTAGTTCTGGAATTGATTACTTACATGAAGATTTTATATATCCAGATGGAACTTCTAAAATAGTTTATTTATGGGACCAAACTAAAGAAGGAAATCCTCCTAGTGGATATAAAATAGGAACTGAGTATACTAGAGAAGATATAAATAGAGCAATAAGAGAAAATGATAAAAGTTTATCTACAGATGAAGAAGGCATAGGTACTATGTTAAGTGGAATTTGTTGTGGACTAGGAAATGGAGATAGTAGATATCAAGGAGTAGCAACAGATGCAGAACTTATAATTGTAAAAGTTGCAAAATTAGATGGAAACTATACTAGTTCATTATTGTATGCGGCTATGGCTTATATATATAATAAAGCCTTAGAACTTAATAGGCCTTTAATTTTTAATCTTGGATTAGGCAGTAATCAACAAGTAGCTATAACTTCTAGAACTATAGGAAATAAATTCTTTTTTTTAAGAGGAATTATGGCTGTAGAAGGAGCAGGAAATGAAGGAAATGCACAAACTCATACTTCAGGAGTAGTAAGATCTATAGGGGATCAACAAGATATAGAACTAGAAATAGAAGAAGATGAAGATGAAGTTACTATACAAATATGGATAGATAGACCAGATAACGTAGATGTTGAAGTAATTTCTCCAAGTGAAGAAATTAGTAAAACTTCTCAAGCATCTGCCTATAATGTTGTTTACGGATTATTCGACCTTGATCAAACATCTTATTTAATATATTCAACATATCCAACTATTGAATCAGGTCAGCAATTAATAAATATTAGTTTAATCAATGCAAAAAGAGGAACATGGAGAATTAGATTAATAGGGTCTTATATAACAAATGGTATATACAATGCTTATTTAGAAAATAGAGCATTTTTAAAGCCAGGAACTAGATTTTCACAAAGTAATCCTTCATCAACAATAAACTATCCAGGAACTTATGAAGATGCTATTACTGTAGGAGCATATGACACTAAAAATAATACTATATGGCCATCTTCATCGAGAGGTCCTCTTTTAGATTCATCACAAAAGCCAGATATATTAGCTCCAGGAGTTGACATTATTGCACCTTATCCAGGAAATAGATATGCAATGATAACTGGAACTTCTGCAGCTGCTTCTTATACTGCTGGATCTGTTGCATTATTTTTACAGTATATTTTAGTTGATAATATATACCCTGAAAAAGCATTTGTACAAAATATAGCAACTTATTTAAAAACTGGAGCAACTAGAGAAAGCGATATATCTTATCCTAATGAAAGTTATGGATATGGCATTTTAAATATAAGAGGAGCTTTTGAACAATTAAGATAG
- a CDS encoding S8 family serine peptidase: MSSLINITNNLSQGESVRSAAGTDYIYNNPYITPTGENVLIAIIDSGINYLHPDFINQDQTTKIVSIWDQESTAKEAPEGYLFGSEFTREEINEAIRQNNPTLSIDEIGTGTIAAGIAAGLGNSNNGYGGVARGAELVIVKLRSYTGYYKEGKVNYQVSDFLAGIKYVTELADRLNRKIVINITXGERSRTAIEASLLDTFNYLNRSGYIVVSGAGNEGNSDIHYKGNIQSADKYQDIIIQVGEQTNLDIILCPSGPDKIGASIISPSGEMSYTINYAPDNFSYSGRFNLEDTGYELSYIYPWLQSGNLELIVRLKDVKPGIWTLRLYPEFIIKGEYDVYLPNKNLISDETRFINPTSESTITFFATX, encoded by the coding sequence ATGAGCTCATTAATAAATATAACCAATAATTTAAGCCAAGGAGAAAGTGTAAGGTCAGCAGCAGGTACAGACTATATATACAACAATCCATATATAACCCCAACAGGAGAAAATGTATTAATTGCAATAATAGATTCGGGAATAAATTACTTGCATCCAGATTTTATAAACCAAGATCAAACCACAAAAATTGTATCAATATGGGACCAAGAAAGTACAGCTAAAGAAGCACCAGAGGGGTATTTATTTGGAAGTGAGTTTACTAGAGAAGAAATAAATGAAGCAATAAGGCAAAACAATCCTACCTTAAGTATAGATGAAATAGGAACAGGTACTATAGCAGCAGGTATAGCAGCAGGACTTGGAAATTCAAACAATGGATATGGTGGAGTAGCTAGAGGAGCAGAGTTAGTAATAGTTAAATTAAGATCTTATACAGGATATTATAAAGAAGGAAAAGTAAACTATCAAGTTTCTGATTTTTTAGCAGGTATTAAATATGTAACTGAATTAGCAGATAGATTAAATAGAAAAATAGTAATAAACATTACWKTAGGAGAAAGATCTAGAACTGCAATAGAAGCTTCTTTATTAGATACATTTAATTATTTAAATAGATCAGGATATATAGTAGTAAGTGGTGCAGGGAATGAAGGAAATTCAGATATACATTATAAGGGTAACATACAAAGTGCTGATAAATATCAAGATATAATAATACAAGTGGGTGAACAAACTAACTTAGATATAATATTATGTCCAAGTGGTCCAGATAAAATTGGTGCATCAATTATATCTCCATCAGGTGAAATGAGCTATACAATAAATTATGCACCAGATAATTTTTCATATAGTGGAAGATTTAATTTAGAAGATACAGGTTATGAATTGAGTTATATATATCCTTGGTTGCAATCTGGGAATTTAGAACTTATAGTTAGATTAAAAGATGTAAAGCCTGGAATTTGGACTTTAAGATTATATCCAGAGTTTATTATAAAAGGTGAATATGATGTATATTTACCAAATAAAAATTTAATTTCTGATGAAACTAGATTTATAAATCCAACTTCAGAATCAACTATAACGTTTTTTGCAACTANCTGA
- a CDS encoding S8 family serine peptidase — translation MQLXENVITVGGFNDRTDSXWIGSSNGSLRTSPIKPDIVAPGVDIIAPNNNNNYTTATGTGVSSSMVAGVLAVIIDYISTQEPDSKIVLYTQVLKTYLMLGATKKEIYTYPNTFEGYGNLNLEETLRQIANNI, via the coding sequence TTGCAACTANCTGAAAATGTAATTACTGTTGGAGGATTTAATGATAGAACTGATAGTATRTGGATAGGTTCWTCTAATGGTTCGCTAAGAACTAGTCCTATAAAACCAGATATAGTAGCACCAGGGGTGGATATTATAGCACCTAATAATAACAATAATTATACAACAGCAACAGGAACTGGAGTAAGTTCATCTATGGTAGCAGGAGTATTAGCAGTAATAATAGATTATATATCAACTCAAGAACCAGATAGTAAAATTGTATTATATACACAAGTTTTAAAAACATATCTAATGTTAGGAGCAACAAAAAAGGAAATTTATACTTATCCAAACACATTTGAAGGATATGGAAACTTAAATTTAGAAGAAACTTTAAGGCAAATTGCAAATAACATATAA
- a CDS encoding DUF3787 domain-containing protein encodes MKILQSKKTQPLSGEHNKRLKAHRPIKNEGTAAWSNIDKLRTDGSKVSIPSEFNVKEAKDWVDNGSRL; translated from the coding sequence GTGAAGATTTTGCAAAGTAAAAAAACACAACCATTAAGTGGAGAACATAACAAAAGATTAAAAGCACATAGACCTATTAAAAATGAAGGAACTGCAGCTTGGTCTAATATTGATAAGTTAAGAACTGATGGAAGTAAAGTTTCAATTCCTTCTGAGTTTAATGTAAAAGAAGCTAAAGATTGGGTTGATAATGGGAGTAGATTATAA
- a CDS encoding helix-turn-helix domain-containing protein — translation MKNITFGKLLEKLLHLSKQKKSSLAKVLGYDVSYISKWITGKNLPTQKSISDVCKITSEFIVDSLNMSHMQELKDYFEIDENLESNSVLAQYLEKSLKEAYMYTAKKSVPNLYKKTHSEDSYNSMTHINPRLRKQYLSKDANLFMSNSDKVDLIISADLYRLNNSDKMAIADMKKDLAGNTSHDIRVRLLMGFDIQDSDIVFNTIMIINMITTYPEINFEIFNCEVDCNAIISVIKDRIFHAAIYTKDKRCLFTNMSKDKHIVDEIYYSLEDILKNQAKPIIEVKSALDIIRKRTYLQYIMNQDLRWLIGHMNELFMPYDLFEEISESIFGYNEEVLDELKKINMLLQNVIYKSKLKVLIYELDIRKYISVGELNFFNIPVKLTFEQRERHINYIKKIIEEYDNVEIKLIDGDFVEAFKDTQDPSIYLSKTLKMISINPRENHNDYAIIKDSEFKNICDEFFEILWNKDSEIVISDKIDMLDRIEKTLTCTKIINESLKFE, via the coding sequence TTGAAAAATATTACATTCGGAAAATTATTAGAAAAATTATTACATTTATCAAAACAGAAAAAAAGTTCATTGGCTAAGGTGTTAGGATATGATGTTTCTTATATAAGTAAGTGGATAACCGGAAAGAATCTACCTACTCAAAAGAGCATATCAGATGTTTGCAAAATAACTTCTGAGTTTATAGTCGATTCTTTGAATATGTCACATATGCAAGAATTAAAAGATTATTTTGAAATAGATGAAAACTTAGAAAGTAATAGTGTTTTAGCGCAGTACTTAGAGAAAAGTTTAAAAGAAGCATATATGTATACAGCTAAAAAGAGTGTACCTAATTTGTACAAAAAAACACATTCTGAAGATAGCTATAATAGTATGACACATATAAATCCAAGACTTAGAAAACAGTATTTATCAAAAGATGCAAATTTATTTATGAGCAATTCTGATAAGGTAGACTTAATAATAAGTGCAGATTTATATAGATTAAATAATAGTGATAAAATGGCAATAGCTGATATGAAGAAGGATTTGGCAGGAAATACATCACACGATATTAGGGTCAGACTTTTAATGGGATTTGATATTCAGGATTCAGATATAGTATTTAATACTATAATGATTATTAATATGATAACGACATATCCTGAAATAAACTTTGAAATATTTAATTGTGAAGTTGATTGTAATGCAATTATATCTGTGATAAAAGACAGGATATTTCATGCTGCAATATATACAAAAGATAAACGATGTTTATTTACAAATATGTCGAAAGATAAGCATATCGTAGATGAAATTTATTATAGCTTAGAAGATATATTAAAAAATCAGGCAAAACCCATAATTGAGGTCAAATCAGCACTAGATATTATAAGAAAAAGAACATATCTTCAGTATATTATGAACCAAGATTTAAGATGGTTAATAGGCCATATGAATGAACTTTTTATGCCTTATGATTTATTTGAAGAAATATCAGAGTCTATATTTGGATATAATGAAGAGGTTTTAGATGAATTAAAAAAAATAAATATGCTCTTACAAAATGTTATATATAAATCTAAGTTAAAGGTATTAATTTATGAATTAGATATAAGAAAGTATATTTCAGTAGGAGAACTTAACTTCTTTAATATACCTGTAAAATTAACTTTTGAGCAAAGAGAAAGACATATAAATTATATTAAAAAGATAATAGAAGAATATGACAATGTTGAAATTAAATTAATAGATGGAGACTTTGTAGAAGCATTTAAAGATACTCAAGATCCTTCGATATATTTATCTAAAACTTTAAAAATGATTAGTATTAATCCTAGAGAAAATCATAATGATTATGCAATTATAAAAGATAGTGAGTTTAAAAATATATGTGATGAGTTCTTTGAAATCCTTTGGAATAAAGATAGTGAGATAGTAATAAGTGATAAAATCGATATGTTAGATCGGATAGAAAAAACACTAACATGTACAAAAATTATAAATGAAAGTTTAAAATTTGAATAA
- a CDS encoding amidohydrolase: MKRKLYFNGNIITVDENESIQEAVLVENGLIKAVGSNEEILALKDDNTELVDLEGKTMLPGLIDPHGHVIATAQTLMIVTLGHVTSKEELLERLKKELEENPPQGDKWLIGFGYDNTKFEDGQHPTKFDLDKVSKEIPISVSHASGHLACVNSKALELYGYVGEBYEVPEGGVVRTVSPDSKEPNGVLEENAILDSEKKKIVIAPGFEDVLRAVERVQKLYASLGITTTQDASVELANGYTHILDTCANTGRLIIDIVGLATQPVTMQIMNDEGTPKREYKNHYKLAGAKTWLDGSPQGFTAWLSEPYHVVPEGQPKDYRGYGTQXDEVVTQYYVDCINRNLQVHTHVNGDEACAQFLRCYKKAIEITGHGAELRPVMVHCQALRKDQMDDIIEVGAVPTFFNDHVRFWGDLHHDQVFGPERSQNISPMGWALEKGIKFTIHQDPPVKMPNQILGIHNAVNRKTESGRVLGEHQRISVMEAIKAVTINGAYQYFEEDTKGSIEVGKRADLIIIDKDILSIDKEDIENIKVLETIKDGNTIFKL; encoded by the coding sequence ATGAAAAGAAAACTTTATTTTAACGGAAACATAATAACTGTAGATGAAAATGAATCTATACAAGAAGCAGTATTAGTTGAAAATGGATTAATAAAAGCAGTAGGAAGTAATGAAGAAATACTAGCGTTAAAGGATGACAATACAGAACTTGTAGATTTAGAAGGTAAAACTATGTTACCAGGACTTATAGATCCACATGGACATGTAATAGCAACAGCTCAAACTTTAATGATAGTTACTTTAGGACATGTAACTTCTAAAGAAGAGTTATTAGAAAGGTTAAAGAAAGAGTTAGAAGAAAATCCTCCACAAGGTGATAAATGGTTAATAGGATTTGGATACGATAATACAAAGTTTGAAGATGGTCAACATCCTACAAAATTTGATTTAGATAAAGTAAGTAAAGAAATACCTATATCAGTATCTCATGCATCTGGTCACTTAGCTTGTGTAAACTCTAAAGCTTTAGAGTTATACGGGTATGTAGGGGAARACTATGAAGTTCCAGAAGGTGGAGTTGTAAGAACAGTTTCTCCTGATTCTAAAGAACCAAATGGAGTTTTAGAAGAAAATGCTATATTAGATAGTGAAAAGAAAAAGATAGTAATAGCTCCAGGATTTGAAGATGTTTTAAGAGCTGTTGAAAGAGTTCAAAAGTTATATGCATCATTAGGTATAACTACAACTCAAGATGCATCAGTTGAATTAGCAAATGGATACACTCATATATTAGATACTTGTGCTAATACAGGTAGATTAATTATAGATATAGTAGGACTTGCTACTCAACCTGTTACTATGCAAATAATGAATGATGAAGGAACACCAAAAAGAGAATATAAAAACCATTATAAATTAGCAGGTGCTAAAACTTGGTTAGACGGTTCTCCACAAGGATTTACAGCTTGGTTAAGTGAGCCATATCATGTTGTWCCAGAAGGACAACCTAAAGATTACCGTGGATATGGAACTCAAWCWGATGAAGTAGTGACTCAATACTACGTTGACTGTATAAACAGAAATTTACAAGTTCATACACATGTAAATGGTGATGAAGCTTGTGCTCAATTCTTAAGATGCTATAAAAAAGCTATAGAAATAACTGGACATGGTGCTGAATTAAGACCAGTTATGGTTCATTGTCAAGCATTAAGAAAAGACCAAATGGATGATATAATAGAAGTTGGTGCAGTACCTACATTCTTTAACGATCACGTAAGATTCTGGGGAGATTTACACCATGATCAAGTATTTGGACCAGAAAGATCTCAAAATATATCTCCAATGGGATGGGCTTTAGAAAAAGGAATCAAATTTACAATACATCAAGATCCACCAGTAAAAATGCCTAACCAAATATTAGGTATACACAATGCTGTAAATAGAAAGACAGAATCTGGTAGAGTTTTAGGTGAACATCAAAGAATATCAGTTATGGAAGCTATAAAAGCAGTTACTATAAATGGAGCTTATCAATACTTTGAAGAAGATACAAAGGGATCTATAGAAGTAGGAAAAAGAGCAGATTTAATAATAATTGATAAAGATATATTATCAATAGATAAAGAAGATATAGAAAATATAAAAGTTTTAGAAACTATAAAAGATGGAAATACAATATTTAAATTATAA
- a CDS encoding LysM peptidoglycan-binding domain-containing protein yields MKYILLFLIILSFIGPVANNDKSTSDVIKDSIYNYVTCLDNTFNYLVENVSFFSNISENLYKTSYNSIMKDRIFQEHLVQPGETLDSIIQLYNTNIDDIEAFRKVVYKENQDIVSSSYDVKAGEYILVPSNR; encoded by the coding sequence TTGAAATATATTTTATTATTTCTTATTATACTATCCTTTATTGGTCCTGTTGCAAATAATGATAAATCTACTAGTGATGTAATAAAAGATAGTATCTATAATTATGTAACTTGTTTAGATAATACTTTTAATTATTTAGTTGAAAATGTATCATTTTTTTCCAATATTTCAGAAAATTTATATAAAACTTCATACAACTCTATAATGAAAGATAGAATATTTCAAGAACATTTAGTACAACCTGGTGAAACTTTAGATTCTATAATACAATTATATAATACTAATATTGATGATATAGAAGCTTTTAGAAAAGTAGTTTACAAAGAAAATCAAGATATTGTATCAAGTTCCTATGATGTTAAAGCTGGTGAATATATACTTGTTCCCAGTAATAGATGA